One part of the Streptomyces sp. AM 2-1-1 genome encodes these proteins:
- a CDS encoding PucR family transcriptional regulator, whose protein sequence is MPQVVRPRIRALHTTPPVTPLPQRFRSLVDREAVGVLHRAARVLLEELPELTERLVETLYAQEPGYRAAIEAARADIWQEVHHSLRHNVGSLIQPREFREAAHRTTRWIGEIRAEQRVPLDAVLHAFRLGGAMVWQGLVDETARRDPEDVRLLVHVAADVWNFVDEHCQVLTEAYRQAERRIDWRRENQQRLMTAALLDGTARIADLPDAATMLGLAEDGRYAVLAVRTAHRAPHAATSPPLVLPDGTTALWHTGADAELAVVALEPGASADRAGESRRTAGKPGQGGGLALLTTRMTVPAGVRVGVSSVVEGLAALGEARRHAETALRACPASGGLVLLDENLPTALVVSSPALGSALADRVLGPLDGIDPADRDVLIETLTAWLEADGSAQRAGARLYCHRNTVLNRLRRFEQLSGRCLTRPADAVEVCLALAARRLLGG, encoded by the coding sequence ATGCCACAGGTCGTACGCCCTCGGATCAGGGCGCTGCACACGACGCCCCCCGTCACCCCGCTGCCCCAGCGTTTCCGCTCCCTGGTCGACCGGGAAGCGGTCGGCGTACTGCACCGCGCGGCCCGGGTGCTCCTCGAAGAGCTGCCCGAACTGACCGAACGGCTCGTCGAGACGTTGTACGCGCAGGAGCCCGGTTACCGGGCGGCGATCGAGGCCGCCCGCGCCGACATCTGGCAGGAGGTCCACCACTCGCTGCGCCACAACGTCGGCTCGCTGATCCAGCCCCGCGAGTTCCGGGAGGCCGCCCACCGCACCACCCGGTGGATCGGTGAGATCAGGGCGGAGCAGCGCGTACCGCTCGACGCGGTCCTGCACGCGTTCCGGCTCGGCGGGGCGATGGTGTGGCAGGGGCTGGTCGACGAGACCGCCCGCCGCGACCCGGAGGACGTACGCCTCCTCGTCCACGTCGCCGCCGACGTGTGGAACTTCGTCGACGAGCACTGCCAGGTCCTCACCGAGGCCTACCGACAGGCGGAACGGCGGATCGACTGGCGCCGCGAGAACCAGCAACGGCTGATGACGGCGGCGCTGCTGGACGGCACCGCCCGCATCGCCGACCTGCCCGACGCCGCGACGATGCTGGGACTGGCGGAAGACGGCCGGTACGCGGTCCTCGCCGTGCGGACCGCCCACCGGGCCCCGCACGCCGCCACCTCCCCGCCCCTGGTCCTGCCGGACGGGACCACGGCGCTCTGGCACACCGGCGCCGACGCCGAACTGGCCGTCGTGGCACTGGAACCCGGTGCCTCCGCGGACCGGGCCGGCGAGAGCCGGCGGACGGCGGGGAAGCCCGGTCAGGGCGGCGGACTCGCCCTCCTGACGACGCGCATGACGGTCCCGGCCGGCGTCAGGGTCGGGGTCAGCTCCGTCGTCGAAGGGCTCGCGGCGCTCGGCGAGGCCCGGCGCCACGCCGAGACGGCCCTGCGGGCCTGCCCGGCCTCCGGCGGCCTCGTCCTGCTCGACGAGAACCTGCCGACCGCGCTGGTCGTGTCCTCGCCCGCCCTCGGGAGCGCGCTCGCCGACCGGGTGCTGGGGCCCCTCGACGGCATCGACCCCGCCGACCGCGACGTCCTCATCGAGACGCTCACCGCCTGGCTCGAAGCCGACGGATCGGCCCAGCGCGCCGGAGCCCGGCTCTACTGCCACCGCAACACCGTCCTGAACCGGCTGCGCCGGTTCGAGCAGCTCTCCGGACGCTGCCTGACCCGCCCGGCCGACGCGGTGGAGGTGTGCCTGGCCCTCGCGGCCCGGCGGCTGCTCGGCGGCTGA
- a CDS encoding cation acetate symporter, with protein MSSFADARSLAVVIFLGFVALSLLLCGLAAADQDDPEHFYAGGGAALGPVGGGLAIAGDYISAATLLSTTGSVALAGFDGMTFALATVVSLVLVMRLFSERLRAAGVFTLGDFLATRLRDPSVRRALGIATLAVLTPLLLVQLTTAGKVMAAMFGLPEGAVTGCTVASGVLMAGYSALGGMRGTGYVQILKVGVVVAAVTLLAGLVLARYGWSPFALYDAARTGSGDGAHYAVPGGQFGRTGTGALDLIGFQITLVLGAACMPHLTMRLHPLRDARTARRIRIWAVAPVAVLCAGIVVVGLGASALLGADVLRAGDPGGNTALLMVTGALDPGAAGPRQSLLFALVACAAFATTLAAVAGITLAAASSVARDFAAHSGAQGEGRASAREIRRARWAVVAIGALAVLVAAYTHERNPQVLLSLSFAAAASVLPPILLHALFRPGFTARGVRWTVYGTLPLIVLLMAFSPAVSGTPIALFPDHNFHWFPLQTPGLVTVPAGFLLASLGSRRPARTRGPEGKEAAPAAPATGWPRHARPDPRSHDTTAPRSHDTTAPRSHDTTAPRSHDTTTPA; from the coding sequence ATGTCCTCCTTTGCCGACGCGCGTTCCCTCGCAGTGGTGATCTTCCTCGGGTTCGTCGCGCTCTCCCTGCTGCTGTGCGGCCTCGCCGCCGCCGACCAGGACGACCCGGAACACTTCTACGCGGGCGGCGGCGCGGCCCTCGGCCCCGTCGGCGGAGGGCTCGCCATCGCCGGCGACTACATCTCCGCCGCCACCCTGCTCTCCACCACCGGCTCGGTGGCGCTCGCCGGCTTCGACGGGATGACCTTCGCCCTCGCGACCGTCGTCTCGCTGGTGCTCGTCATGCGGCTCTTCTCCGAACGGCTGCGGGCCGCGGGGGTGTTCACCCTCGGCGACTTCCTCGCCACCCGCCTCCGAGACCCCTCGGTCCGCAGGGCGCTGGGCATCGCCACGCTGGCCGTGCTGACCCCCCTCCTCCTCGTCCAGCTCACCACCGCGGGCAAGGTGATGGCAGCCATGTTCGGACTGCCGGAGGGGGCCGTGACCGGATGCACCGTCGCCAGCGGGGTCCTGATGGCCGGCTACTCCGCCCTCGGCGGCATGCGCGGCACCGGCTACGTCCAGATCCTCAAGGTCGGCGTGGTGGTCGCCGCCGTCACCCTGCTCGCCGGGCTCGTCCTCGCCCGGTACGGCTGGTCCCCCTTCGCCCTCTACGACGCCGCGCGCACCGGAAGCGGCGACGGCGCCCACTACGCCGTGCCCGGCGGCCAGTTCGGCCGCACCGGCACCGGGGCGCTGGACCTGATCGGCTTTCAGATCACCCTGGTCCTCGGGGCCGCCTGCATGCCGCACCTCACGATGCGCCTGCACCCGCTGCGCGACGCCCGCACCGCGCGCCGGATCCGGATCTGGGCCGTCGCCCCGGTCGCCGTCCTCTGCGCCGGGATCGTCGTGGTGGGGCTCGGCGCGTCCGCCCTGCTCGGCGCGGACGTGCTGCGCGCCGGGGACCCGGGCGGCAACACCGCCCTGCTGATGGTGACCGGCGCGCTCGACCCCGGGGCGGCGGGCCCCCGCCAGAGCCTGCTCTTCGCCCTCGTCGCCTGCGCCGCCTTCGCCACCACGCTCGCCGCCGTCGCCGGCATCACCCTCGCCGCCGCCTCCAGCGTCGCGCGGGACTTCGCGGCGCACTCGGGGGCCCAGGGCGAGGGCCGGGCGTCTGCCCGGGAGATCCGCCGGGCCCGCTGGGCCGTCGTCGCGATCGGCGCGCTCGCGGTCCTCGTCGCCGCGTACACCCACGAGCGCAACCCGCAGGTGCTGCTCTCGCTCTCCTTCGCGGCGGCCGCCTCCGTCCTGCCGCCGATCCTGCTGCACGCCCTCTTCAGGCCCGGTTTCACCGCACGGGGGGTGCGCTGGACGGTCTACGGGACGCTGCCGCTGATCGTCCTGCTGATGGCCTTCTCACCGGCGGTCTCCGGGACCCCGATCGCCCTCTTCCCCGACCACAACTTCCACTGGTTCCCGCTGCAGACCCCGGGGCTCGTCACCGTCCCGGCGGGGTTCCTGCTGGCCTCGCTCGGCTCCCGCCGCCCCGCCCGCACGCGCGGGCCGGAGGGGAAGGAAGCCGCCCCGGCCGCTCCCGCCACCGGCTGGCCGCGCCACGCCCGTCCGGACCCGCGGAGCCACGACACGACGGCCCCGCGGAGCCACGACACGACGGCCCCGCGGAGCCACGACACGACGGCCCCGCGGAGCCACGACACGACGACCCCGGCCTGA
- a CDS encoding TIGR03085 family metal-binding protein, with protein sequence MSTHAKRERLLLADLLEAAGPEAPTLCDGWLTRDLAAHLVVRERRADAAAGLVLSPLKNRLERVRQEYAAKPYEELIQLIRTGPPRLSPFGLKQVDEVANTVEFYVHAEDVRRAQPDWSRRELDPVFADVLWSRLERTARMLGHRSPVGLVLRRPDGRTAVARKGTPVVTVTGEPGELLLFAFGRQSATTVGLEGGEEAVERLRLTQLGM encoded by the coding sequence ATGTCGACCCATGCGAAGCGTGAACGTCTTCTGCTCGCCGACCTGTTGGAGGCGGCGGGCCCCGAGGCTCCGACCCTGTGCGACGGCTGGCTGACCCGGGACCTCGCCGCCCACCTGGTGGTGCGGGAGCGCCGGGCCGACGCGGCGGCCGGACTGGTGCTGAGCCCGCTGAAGAACCGGCTGGAGCGGGTGCGGCAGGAGTACGCGGCCAAGCCGTACGAGGAGTTGATCCAGCTCATCAGGACGGGGCCGCCGCGTCTCTCCCCGTTCGGGCTGAAGCAGGTGGACGAGGTGGCCAACACCGTGGAGTTCTACGTCCACGCCGAGGACGTGCGCCGGGCGCAGCCCGACTGGTCGCGGCGGGAGCTGGACCCGGTCTTCGCGGACGTCCTGTGGTCGCGGTTGGAGCGGACGGCCCGGATGCTGGGGCACCGCTCCCCGGTGGGACTGGTGCTGCGCCGCCCGGACGGTCGGACGGCGGTGGCGCGCAAGGGCACGCCGGTGGTGACGGTGACCGGGGAGCCGGGCGAGTTGCTGCTCTTCGCGTTCGGCCGGCAGTCGGCGACGACGGTGGGCCTGGAGGGCGGGGAGGAAGCGGTGGAGCGGCTCCGGCTGACGCAGCTGGGGATGTGA
- the hisI gene encoding phosphoribosyl-AMP cyclohydrolase, with translation MSSTPPSGTPGTPPAGTLDPAVAARLKRGADGLVPAIAQQYDTGEVLMLGWMDDEALHRTLTTGRCTYWSRSRQEYWVKGDTSGHTQRVVSVALDCDADTVLVKVDQTGAACHTGARTCFDRDVLLTTDTP, from the coding sequence ATGAGCAGCACGCCCCCGTCCGGCACGCCCGGTACCCCGCCCGCAGGCACCCTCGATCCGGCCGTGGCCGCGCGCCTCAAGCGCGGCGCGGACGGACTCGTCCCCGCCATCGCCCAGCAGTACGACACGGGCGAGGTGCTCATGCTCGGCTGGATGGACGACGAGGCCCTGCACCGCACCCTCACCACCGGCCGCTGCACGTACTGGTCCCGCAGCCGCCAGGAGTACTGGGTCAAGGGGGACACCTCCGGTCACACCCAGCGCGTCGTCTCCGTCGCCCTCGACTGCGACGCCGACACCGTCCTCGTCAAGGTCGACCAGACGGGCGCGGCCTGCCACACCGGCGCCCGCACCTGCTTCGACCGCGACGTCCTGCTCACCACCGACACCCCGTGA
- a CDS encoding anthranilate synthase component I: protein MDLDTFRKLAVDRRVIPVVRRLLADGDTPVGLYRKLAAERPGTFLLESAENGRTWSRYSFIGVRSDATLTARDGRAHWIGTPPVGVPLDGDPLQALRATTEALHTPRDLADTEGLPPFTGGMVGYLGYDIVRRLERIGDHGGDDLRLPELTMMLTSDLAVLDHWDGTVLLIANAINHNDLESGVDEAYTDAVTRLDAMERDLRRPVENAPAVLPPSALPPYTALWGGPAYQEAVEDIKERIRAGEAFQVVPSQRFETPCTASALDVYRVLRATNPSPYMYLFRFDGFDVVGSSPEALVKVEDGRAMVHPIAGTRHRGATPQEDQALAEELLADPKERAEHLMLVDLGRNDLGRVCEPGSVEVVDFMSVEKYSHVMHIVSTVTGRVAEGRTAFDVLTACFPAGTLSGAPKPRAMQIIEELEPNRRGLYGGCVGYLDFAGDSDTAIAIRTALLRDGTAYVQAGAGVVADSDPVAEDDECRNKAAAVLRAVHTANRLRDH, encoded by the coding sequence ATGGATCTCGACACCTTCCGCAAGCTGGCCGTGGACCGGCGCGTCATCCCCGTCGTCCGGCGGCTCCTCGCGGACGGCGACACCCCGGTCGGCCTCTACCGCAAGCTCGCCGCCGAACGCCCCGGCACCTTCCTGCTGGAATCCGCGGAGAACGGCCGCACCTGGTCGCGGTACTCCTTCATCGGCGTCCGCAGCGACGCCACCCTGACCGCGCGCGACGGCCGGGCACACTGGATCGGCACCCCGCCCGTCGGCGTCCCGCTGGACGGCGACCCGCTCCAGGCGCTCCGTGCGACCACCGAGGCGCTGCACACCCCCCGCGACCTGGCGGACACCGAAGGGCTGCCGCCCTTCACCGGCGGCATGGTCGGCTACCTCGGCTACGACATCGTGCGCCGCCTGGAACGCATCGGCGACCACGGCGGCGACGACCTCCGGCTCCCCGAGCTCACCATGATGCTCACCTCCGACCTCGCCGTGCTCGACCACTGGGACGGCACCGTCCTGCTGATCGCCAACGCGATCAACCACAACGACCTGGAGAGCGGCGTCGACGAGGCGTACACCGACGCCGTCACCCGGCTCGACGCCATGGAGCGGGACCTGCGCCGCCCCGTCGAGAACGCCCCGGCCGTCCTGCCCCCCTCCGCACTGCCCCCCTACACCGCCCTCTGGGGCGGGCCGGCCTACCAGGAGGCCGTCGAGGACATCAAGGAGCGCATCCGGGCCGGGGAAGCCTTCCAGGTCGTGCCCTCCCAGCGCTTCGAGACCCCGTGCACCGCGAGCGCGCTCGACGTCTACCGGGTGCTGCGGGCCACCAACCCCTCCCCGTACATGTACCTCTTCCGCTTCGACGGGTTCGACGTCGTGGGCTCCAGCCCCGAGGCCCTCGTCAAGGTCGAGGACGGCCGCGCCATGGTCCACCCCATCGCCGGCACCCGGCACCGGGGCGCCACCCCGCAGGAGGACCAGGCGCTCGCCGAGGAACTCCTCGCCGACCCCAAGGAGCGCGCCGAGCACCTCATGCTCGTCGACCTCGGCCGCAACGACCTCGGACGCGTCTGCGAACCCGGCAGCGTGGAGGTGGTCGACTTCATGTCCGTGGAGAAGTACTCCCACGTCATGCACATCGTCTCGACCGTCACCGGCCGCGTCGCCGAGGGCCGCACCGCCTTCGACGTCCTCACCGCCTGCTTCCCCGCCGGCACCCTCTCCGGAGCGCCCAAACCGCGCGCCATGCAGATCATCGAGGAGCTCGAACCCAACCGCCGCGGCCTGTACGGGGGCTGCGTCGGCTACCTCGACTTCGCCGGCGACTCCGACACCGCCATCGCGATCCGCACCGCGCTGCTCCGCGACGGCACCGCCTACGTCCAGGCCGGCGCCGGCGTGGTCGCCGACTCCGACCCGGTGGCCGAGGACGACGAGTGCCGCAACAAGGCCGCCGCCGTGCTCCGCGCCGTCCATACGGCCAACCGGCTCCGCGACCACTGA
- a CDS encoding TIGR02234 family membrane protein, whose product MEGVSAVPVPQPRARTTASDAPASRRSLALGLLLGALGAAVVLLASGQTWARGDAAVAGGSIPLTADGQDVTGVPAALAIVGLAALVAVFAVRGAGRLVVAGLLAVSGLGAGISAWAGTSDGAALDEKAAAATGDSAATVAALSHTAWPFVTAAGGLFILIAGVLALRFGSRWPTMSGRYERDGTPRPRKAPRTPRDPDRPEELWKALDRGEDPTG is encoded by the coding sequence GTGGAAGGCGTGAGTGCCGTCCCCGTACCCCAGCCCCGTGCCCGTACCACCGCGTCGGACGCCCCGGCGAGCCGCCGGAGCCTGGCCCTCGGGCTGCTCCTCGGCGCGCTCGGGGCCGCCGTCGTCCTGCTGGCCTCCGGGCAGACCTGGGCCCGGGGCGACGCCGCCGTGGCAGGCGGCAGCATCCCGCTGACCGCTGACGGACAGGACGTCACCGGTGTCCCCGCCGCCCTGGCGATCGTCGGCCTCGCCGCGCTCGTCGCCGTGTTCGCCGTCCGCGGGGCCGGCCGTCTCGTCGTCGCCGGACTGCTGGCGGTCAGCGGCCTCGGCGCCGGCATCAGCGCCTGGGCGGGCACCTCGGACGGCGCCGCCCTGGACGAGAAGGCGGCCGCGGCCACCGGTGACTCCGCCGCCACCGTCGCCGCGCTCAGCCACACCGCGTGGCCCTTCGTCACCGCCGCCGGCGGCCTGTTCATCCTGATCGCCGGGGTGCTCGCGCTGCGCTTCGGCAGCCGCTGGCCGACCATGTCCGGCCGGTACGAGCGCGACGGCACCCCCCGCCCCCGCAAGGCCCCCCGCACCCCCCGGGACCCCGACCGGCCCGAGGAGCTGTGGAAGGCCCTGGACCGGGGCGAGGACCCGACGGGGTAG
- a CDS encoding HGxxPAAW family protein, whose protein sequence is MAGSSHGHTPAAWTGVIIAFIGFCVAGVFMVAANPAGFWAGMGVILVGALVGLAMKMAGLGTPKESPEYAAARARAGEAQVSH, encoded by the coding sequence ATGGCGGGCAGCAGCCACGGACACACCCCGGCCGCCTGGACCGGTGTCATCATCGCCTTCATCGGCTTCTGTGTCGCAGGCGTCTTCATGGTCGCGGCCAACCCGGCCGGATTCTGGGCCGGCATGGGCGTGATCCTCGTGGGCGCCCTCGTGGGCCTGGCGATGAAGATGGCCGGACTCGGCACCCCGAAGGAGTCGCCGGAGTACGCCGCCGCCCGCGCCCGCGCCGGTGAGGCCCAGGTCAGCCACTGA
- a CDS encoding DUF2752 domain-containing protein encodes MDASPLPAAPPPRDAARPAGHAPGSPYPHAHPPRRPAAGPRRFAAPAATLAAVAGAFGYVATVDPNEPGHYPVCPLFRLTGLLCPGCGGLRSAHAFAHGDLLTALGSNAVATAGYLLFAAFWALWLVRTARRRPLRVGVPPRWWWGIGALMVVFSVVRNLPAGSALAP; translated from the coding sequence GTGGACGCCTCGCCCCTCCCCGCCGCGCCCCCGCCGCGGGACGCCGCACGCCCCGCCGGGCACGCCCCCGGTAGTCCGTACCCCCACGCCCACCCGCCCCGGCGCCCGGCCGCGGGCCCGCGACGCTTCGCCGCGCCGGCCGCCACCCTGGCCGCCGTCGCCGGGGCCTTCGGCTACGTCGCCACGGTCGACCCCAACGAACCGGGCCACTACCCGGTCTGCCCGCTCTTCCGCCTCACCGGCCTGCTCTGCCCCGGCTGCGGAGGGCTGCGCAGCGCCCACGCCTTCGCCCACGGCGACCTCCTCACCGCCCTCGGCAGCAACGCCGTCGCCACCGCCGGCTACCTCCTCTTCGCCGCCTTCTGGGCGCTCTGGCTCGTACGGACCGCCCGTCGCCGGCCCCTGCGCGTGGGCGTCCCGCCCCGGTGGTGGTGGGGGATCGGCGCCCTCATGGTGGTCTTCAGCGTCGTCCGCAACCTCCCCGCGGGCAGTGCCCTGGCACCCTGA
- the trpC gene encoding indole-3-glycerol phosphate synthase TrpC codes for MSVLDEIIDGVRADLAERQARVSLDELKERAARAPRAKDGVAALRGEGVTVICEVKRSSPSKGALAAIADPAALAADYEAGGASVISVLTEQRRFGGSLADLEAVRAKVDIPVLRKDFIVTSYQLWEARAYGADLALLIVAALDQEALVSLIERAESIGLTPLVEAHDEEEAERAVAAGARIIGVNARNLKDLKVDRSTFERVAPEIPDHIVKVAESGVRGPHDLIAYANAGADAVLVGESLVTGRDPRAAVADLVAAGTHPALRHGRG; via the coding sequence GTGAGTGTGCTCGACGAGATCATTGACGGCGTCCGTGCCGACCTCGCGGAGCGGCAGGCGCGCGTCAGCCTCGACGAGCTCAAGGAACGCGCCGCGCGCGCTCCCCGGGCCAAGGACGGAGTCGCCGCGCTGCGCGGCGAGGGCGTGACCGTCATCTGCGAGGTCAAGCGCTCCAGCCCGTCCAAGGGCGCCCTGGCCGCCATCGCCGACCCCGCCGCGCTCGCCGCGGACTACGAGGCCGGCGGCGCCTCCGTCATCTCGGTCCTCACCGAGCAGCGCCGCTTCGGCGGCTCGCTCGCGGACCTGGAAGCGGTCCGCGCCAAGGTCGACATCCCGGTCCTGCGCAAGGACTTCATCGTCACCTCCTACCAGCTGTGGGAGGCCCGCGCCTACGGCGCCGACCTCGCCCTGCTGATCGTCGCCGCCCTCGACCAGGAGGCCCTCGTCTCCCTGATCGAGCGCGCCGAGTCCATCGGCCTCACCCCGCTCGTCGAGGCCCACGACGAGGAGGAGGCCGAGCGCGCGGTCGCCGCCGGGGCCCGGATCATCGGCGTCAACGCCCGCAACCTCAAGGACCTCAAGGTCGACCGCTCCACCTTCGAGCGGGTGGCCCCCGAGATCCCCGACCACATCGTCAAGGTCGCCGAGTCCGGTGTCCGGGGCCCGCACGACCTGATCGCGTACGCCAACGCCGGCGCGGACGCCGTGCTCGTCGGCGAGTCGCTGGTCACCGGTCGCGACCCGCGCGCCGCCGTGGCCGACCTGGTTGCCGCCGGCACCCACCCCGCGCTCCGCCACGGACGGGGCTGA
- a CDS encoding tryptophan synthase subunit(beta): MTGRPPRSAPPSPPGFRPAGPPVREPRAPLAHGGGRPALPPLGHPQPRRCAPPFWHRGCRAPARRVLGRRVRYVIGDEPGQVNGMRWRTA; encoded by the coding sequence GTGACCGGCCGCCCCCCGCGCTCCGCACCGCCGTCCCCGCCGGGCTTCCGCCCCGCCGGGCCGCCGGTGCGTGAGCCGCGCGCGCCCCTGGCGCACGGCGGCGGCCGGCCCGCGCTCCCCCCGCTCGGCCACCCGCAGCCCCGGCGCTGCGCCCCGCCGTTCTGGCACCGGGGGTGCCGGGCCCCCGCCCGCCGGGTGCTCGGCCGCCGGGTCCGTTACGTCATCGGCGACGAGCCCGGACAGGTCAACGGCATGCGATGGCGCACGGCCTGA
- the trpB gene encoding tryptophan synthase subunit beta: MSSDFFVPDPEGLIPSAEGYFGAYGGKFIPEALVAAVDEVAVEYDKAKSDPAFAAELDALMVHYTGRPSALTEVSRFAGHAGGARVFLKREDLNHTGSHKINNVLGQALLTKRMGKTRVIAETGAGQHGVATATACALFGLECTIYMGEIDTERQALNVARMRMLGAEVVAVKSGSRTLKDAINEAFRDWVANVDRTHYLFGTVAGPHPFPAMVRDFHRVIGVEARRQILERTGRLPDAAIACVGGGSNAIGLFHAFIPDASVRLIGCEPAGHGVGTGEHAATLTAGEPGILHGSRSYVLQDDEGQITEPYSISAGLDYPGIGPEHSYLKDVGRGEYRAVTDAEAMSALRLLSRTEGIIPAIESAHALAGALEVGKELGEEGLILINLSGRGDKDMDTAARYFGLYETDAAVEADAAGHGAEIEGDVK, encoded by the coding sequence ATGTCCTCTGACTTCTTCGTCCCGGACCCCGAGGGTCTGATCCCCAGCGCCGAAGGCTACTTCGGCGCCTACGGCGGCAAGTTCATCCCGGAGGCGCTCGTCGCCGCCGTGGACGAGGTCGCCGTCGAGTACGACAAGGCCAAGTCCGACCCGGCCTTCGCCGCCGAGCTCGACGCGCTCATGGTCCACTACACGGGCCGGCCCAGCGCCCTGACCGAGGTCTCCCGCTTCGCCGGACACGCGGGCGGCGCCCGCGTCTTCCTCAAGCGCGAGGACCTCAACCACACCGGCTCGCACAAGATCAACAACGTGCTGGGCCAGGCGCTCCTCACCAAGCGCATGGGCAAGACCCGGGTCATCGCCGAGACCGGCGCCGGCCAGCACGGCGTCGCCACCGCCACCGCCTGCGCGCTCTTCGGCCTGGAGTGCACCATCTACATGGGCGAGATCGACACCGAGCGCCAGGCGCTCAACGTCGCCCGGATGCGGATGCTCGGCGCCGAGGTCGTCGCCGTGAAGTCCGGCTCCCGCACCCTCAAGGACGCCATCAACGAGGCGTTCCGCGACTGGGTCGCCAACGTGGACCGCACCCACTACCTCTTCGGCACGGTCGCCGGCCCGCACCCCTTCCCCGCCATGGTCCGCGACTTCCACCGGGTCATCGGGGTGGAGGCCCGCCGCCAGATCCTGGAGCGGACCGGCCGGCTGCCGGACGCCGCCATCGCCTGCGTCGGCGGCGGCTCCAACGCCATCGGCCTCTTCCACGCCTTCATCCCCGACGCCTCCGTCCGCCTCATCGGCTGCGAGCCCGCCGGGCACGGCGTCGGGACCGGCGAGCACGCGGCGACCCTCACCGCCGGCGAACCCGGCATCCTGCACGGTTCGCGCAGCTACGTCCTCCAGGACGACGAGGGCCAGATCACCGAGCCCTACTCCATCTCGGCGGGCCTGGACTACCCGGGCATCGGCCCGGAGCACTCGTACCTCAAGGACGTCGGGCGCGGCGAGTACCGGGCGGTGACCGACGCCGAGGCGATGTCGGCCCTGCGGCTGCTCTCGCGCACCGAGGGCATCATCCCGGCCATCGAGAGCGCGCACGCGCTGGCCGGTGCCCTGGAGGTCGGCAAGGAACTGGGCGAGGAAGGGCTGATCCTCATCAACCTCTCCGGACGCGGTGACAAGGACATGGACACGGCAGCCCGTTACTTCGGGCTGTACGAGACCGACGCTGCGGTCGAGGCCGACGCGGCGGGCCACGGCGCGGAGATCGAGGGGGACGTCAAGTGA
- the trpA gene encoding tryptophan synthase subunit alpha, with protein MSGTIGLLESTLAAAKAEKRAALIAYLPAGFPTVDGGIEAIKAVVAGGADVVEVGLPHSDPVLDGPVIQTADDIALRGGVRIADVMRTVREAYEATGAPILVMTYWNPIDRYGIERFTAELAAAGGAGCILPDLPVQESAVWREHAEKHGLATVFVVAPSSRDERLATITAAGSGFVYAASLMGVTGTRESVGDQAQGLVARTRATTSLPVCVGLGVSNAAQAAEVAGFADGVIVGTAFVKAILDAPDAAAGTAAVKALASELAEGVRKR; from the coding sequence GTGAGCGGCACCATCGGACTGCTGGAATCCACCCTCGCGGCCGCGAAGGCCGAGAAGCGCGCCGCCCTCATCGCCTACCTCCCGGCGGGGTTCCCGACCGTGGACGGCGGCATCGAGGCGATCAAGGCCGTGGTGGCCGGCGGCGCGGACGTCGTCGAGGTCGGCCTCCCGCACAGCGACCCGGTGCTCGACGGTCCGGTCATCCAGACCGCCGACGACATCGCGCTGCGCGGCGGCGTGCGCATCGCCGACGTGATGCGCACGGTCCGCGAGGCGTACGAGGCGACCGGCGCCCCGATCCTCGTGATGACCTACTGGAACCCCATCGACCGGTACGGCATCGAGCGGTTCACCGCCGAGCTGGCCGCCGCGGGCGGCGCCGGCTGCATCCTGCCCGACCTGCCCGTCCAGGAGTCGGCGGTGTGGCGCGAGCACGCGGAGAAGCACGGTCTCGCCACCGTCTTCGTCGTCGCCCCCAGCAGCCGCGACGAGCGCCTCGCCACCATCACGGCGGCGGGCTCCGGCTTCGTCTACGCCGCCTCCCTCATGGGGGTCACCGGCACCCGGGAGTCGGTCGGCGACCAGGCCCAGGGGCTGGTGGCCCGTACCCGCGCCACCACCTCCCTGCCGGTCTGCGTCGGTCTCGGCGTCTCCAACGCGGCGCAGGCGGCCGAGGTCGCCGGCTTCGCCGACGGGGTCATCGTCGGTACGGCCTTCGTCAAGGCGATCCTGGACGCGCCCGACGCCGCCGCCGGGACGGCGGCGGTGAAGGCGCTCGCGAGCGAACTCGCCGAGGGTGTTCGAAAGCGCTGA